From Pandoraea norimbergensis, the proteins below share one genomic window:
- a CDS encoding TetR/AcrR family transcriptional regulator, whose translation MTPIKAVSQADLPRKRTRGRPTDNCTHGAEALLHNARRIFAQRGFYASSVRQIAEASGVDAALIAHHFGSKEALWVAVVDQIATLTRSLIDDTLALRHAPIEPAERIEQAVQLFVEAVFDNPDIGMFFSTAATEEGERLDILTQRLVRPYRDAMVPLVADWLVAQDRRVEDADVMFFMLTSAISKTVSYRHMMGPFLPPEGMADLKRTVLDCAMALIRQ comes from the coding sequence ATGACTCCGATTAAAGCTGTCTCGCAAGCCGACCTGCCGCGCAAACGTACGCGCGGCCGTCCCACCGATAACTGCACGCACGGTGCCGAAGCGTTGTTGCATAACGCCCGGCGGATCTTTGCGCAGCGGGGCTTCTATGCGAGCAGCGTGCGGCAGATTGCCGAGGCGTCGGGGGTGGATGCGGCGCTGATCGCGCATCATTTCGGCTCGAAAGAGGCGCTCTGGGTGGCGGTGGTCGATCAGATCGCGACGCTCACGCGCTCGCTGATCGACGACACGCTGGCGTTGCGCCATGCGCCGATCGAGCCCGCCGAGCGTATCGAACAGGCGGTTCAGCTGTTTGTGGAGGCCGTGTTCGATAACCCGGACATCGGCATGTTCTTCTCGACGGCGGCCACCGAAGAAGGCGAACGGCTCGATATCCTCACGCAGCGCCTCGTACGCCCGTATCGCGACGCGATGGTGCCGCTCGTGGCTGATTGGCTCGTCGCACAAGACCGCCGCGTGGAAGACGCCGATGTGATGTTCTTCATGCTGACCTCGGCGATCAGCAAGACGGTGTCGTATCGCCACATGATGGGACCGTTTCTGCCGCCCGAAGGCATGGCCGATCTCAAGCGCACCGTGCTCGACTGCGCGATGGCGCTGATTCGGCAGTAA
- a CDS encoding RidA family protein, producing the protein MSNEIKRLQTNARMSQVVIANNVVYLAGQVPDTANVSVTQQTTEILTRIDKLLASAGVDKTRLLTANIWLSDAKHFAEFNAVWDAWVPEGHAPTRACVQSPLMRAGLEVEIAVTALA; encoded by the coding sequence ATGTCGAACGAAATCAAACGTCTGCAAACCAACGCCCGCATGAGCCAGGTGGTGATCGCCAACAACGTGGTGTATCTGGCGGGCCAAGTGCCGGATACGGCGAACGTTTCGGTGACGCAGCAAACGACGGAAATTCTCACGCGCATCGACAAGCTGCTGGCCTCGGCCGGTGTCGACAAGACCCGCCTGCTCACCGCCAACATCTGGCTGTCGGACGCCAAGCACTTCGCCGAATTCAACGCCGTGTGGGACGCCTGGGTGCCTGAAGGCCACGCGCCGACGCGCGCTTGCGTGCAGTCGCCGCTGATGCGTGCTGGTCTCGAAGTCGAGATCGCCGTCACCGCGCTGGCGTAA
- a CDS encoding NAD(P)/FAD-dependent oxidoreductase — protein sequence MTFDALVLGAGMVGVSVAVHLQRRGLSVALVDRKPPGNETSFGNAGLIQREGVYPYAFPRDLGTLLRYARNRSTDVRYHPSAMPAMAPFLARYWHNSAPARHAQIARHYSQLIAHCLTEHRDLITASGADALLREGGWVKVFRTVTAMDAARRDAEQWEQEYGVPHEVLGVERLRAEEPSLTHALVGGLRYTASNSVRDPGGLVAAYARYFESLGGRVLTGDATTLKPQWTVQTSEGVVEGRRAVIALGPWSDTLSASLGYRLPLAVKRGYHMHYRAQDGAQLNQPVLDAEYGFLIAPMARGIRLTTGVELGLRDTPPTPVQLAAVEPLARETFPLAERVDDAPWMGRRPCTPDMMPIIGPAPAHRDLWFVFGHAHHGFTLGPVTGRLVAEMMTGETPLLDPRPFGVQRFLSSTPH from the coding sequence ATGACGTTCGACGCGCTTGTCCTCGGTGCAGGAATGGTCGGTGTGTCGGTCGCCGTGCACTTGCAACGACGCGGATTGTCGGTGGCCTTGGTCGATCGCAAGCCGCCCGGCAACGAGACGTCGTTCGGTAATGCCGGGCTGATTCAGCGCGAAGGTGTCTATCCGTACGCGTTTCCGCGCGACCTCGGCACGTTGTTGCGCTACGCGCGCAATCGCTCGACCGACGTGCGTTATCACCCGTCGGCCATGCCTGCCATGGCGCCCTTCCTCGCGCGTTACTGGCACAACTCGGCACCGGCACGGCATGCGCAGATTGCGCGGCACTACAGCCAGTTGATTGCCCATTGCCTGACGGAACACCGTGATCTGATCACGGCATCGGGCGCGGATGCCTTGTTGCGCGAGGGCGGCTGGGTGAAGGTGTTTCGCACGGTCACGGCGATGGACGCGGCACGGCGCGATGCGGAGCAATGGGAACAGGAATACGGTGTGCCGCACGAGGTACTCGGTGTGGAGAGATTGCGTGCGGAGGAGCCTTCGCTCACGCATGCGCTCGTCGGTGGCTTACGTTACACGGCATCGAATTCAGTGCGTGATCCGGGCGGTCTGGTGGCGGCATACGCGCGCTACTTCGAATCCCTCGGCGGCCGGGTGCTGACAGGCGACGCGACGACGCTCAAGCCACAGTGGACGGTGCAGACGTCCGAGGGTGTGGTCGAAGGCCGCCGTGCGGTGATCGCACTCGGACCGTGGTCAGACACCCTGAGCGCGTCGCTCGGCTACCGGTTGCCGCTAGCGGTCAAACGCGGCTACCACATGCACTATCGCGCGCAAGATGGCGCGCAACTGAATCAACCGGTGCTGGATGCCGAGTACGGTTTCCTGATCGCACCGATGGCGCGTGGTATTCGCCTGACGACGGGTGTCGAACTCGGTCTTCGCGATACGCCGCCGACACCGGTGCAACTCGCGGCCGTCGAGCCGCTCGCACGCGAGACGTTCCCGCTGGCAGAGCGCGTCGACGATGCGCCGTGGATGGGACGTCGCCCGTGCACGCCGGACATGATGCCGATCATCGGCCCTGCGCCCGCACATCGGGACCTGTGGTTTGTGTTCGGCCACGCGCACCACGGTTTCACACTTGGACCGGTGACTGGCCGTCTCGTGGCCGAGATGATGACGGGCGAAACCCCATTGCTGGACCCGCGCCCGTTTGGTGTGCAGCGGTTCCTGTCGTCCACGCCGCACTAA